Within the Alteromonas sp. M12 genome, the region GCATGACAGTCGCCGTGCATGCCCACGGCAAAGAAGGTATGCGCCGCGCTATTTTGGCAGGTGTTTCGTCCATCGAGCACGGTACTTACATGGATAAAGAAATCTTCAAACTGATGAAGAAACACGATATTTATTATGTACCTACTATTATGGCTGGAAATTGGGTGGCAGAAAAAGCCAAAATTGACGGTTTCTTTCCTGATTTGGTGCGTCCTAAAGCCGCTAAAATAGGTCCACTAATTAAGGCAACCCTTGCAAACGCATATAAATCAGGGGTCAACATTGCTTTTGGAACAGACTCTGGGGTTTCGGCCCATGGTGATAATGGACTTGAGTTTGTGCTTATGGTCGATGCTGGAATGAAGCCCATAGAAGTAATTCGAAGCGCGACCTATCATGGCGCGAAGTTGCTCAATGAATTAGACACCTTAGGCACGATAGAAGCAGGTAAGTTTGCTGATATGGTTGCCGTACATGGTGATCCGTTAAATGACATAAAAGAGATGCAAGATATCGATTTTGTTATGAAAAACGGGGAAGTTTTTGTACATAAACAGTAATCTCGGGCATCTTTTTCAATCTTCTGGAATGAAATTTGGTTATGCTCGGGTCTCTAATTATAAGTAACAATAAAACCGTAAACCACTAAGTAATCAAACATATACATGGAGAAAAGAATGAAATTACGTTCAACAGCTATTGCTTTGCTTACCACCCTTGGGTTAACTGCAAGCCTACCTTCTATGGCAGCGCATCACGAAGTTGGTGATTTAATCAAGACAGCCATGAAGTCAGATATACGGACCGAAGCTGAGATAAAGCGAGATCGCAACAGAAAGCCTGTTGAAACATTAGAGTTTTTCGGTCTTGAAGCTGATATGCGTATTCTTGAATTGTTGCCTGGCGGCGGTTGGTATACAAAAATACTTGCGCCAGTAGTACGTGACAAAGGCGAATATTATGCTGCGATTGGGACTGGCAATATTAAAGAGTCCCTTAGTAATCAGCCTGGTTTCGACAAAATGAACATTGTCGCTGAAGAAGCAAAACTGTATCGTAAAGACGGGGCACGGTTCTATTCATTAGATTTAGATTCGTTCGGCGTGAAAGATCTCGATATGGTATTGACCTTCAGAAATTACCACAACTTCTCTGAAGAAGGCCGTAAAGCTATGAACGTTGCCGCATTTGAAGCACTGAAGCCAGGTGGTATTTATGCGGTTGTCGATCATACTGCACGACACATGGAGCCAGCAAACAGTTCAAATGGTAGACGTGTTGACCCAGTTTTAGCCATCAAAGAAATTATCGAAGCTGGGTTTGAATTTGTTGATTACAGCGACCTTCACTACCGCGAAGACGATGAACTAGAATATGAAGTAGGTGCAAAATCAGTAACCGGTAATACCGACCGCTGGACGATTAAATTCCGCAAACCAGAATAATTTCAGCACCAATATCAAAAATGCAATATCTGTTGTAGGCGGGTGTTTTAACTCCGTGCAATTGTGCGATCTCCCATGGCCTAAAGGCCGTGCTACGGGAGCAATGTCTCTTGTAGGCGGGTGTTTTAACCCCGTGCAATTGTGCGACCTTCCATGGCCTAAAGGCCATGCTACGGGAGCAATGGCTCTTGTAGGCGGGTGCTTTAGCGCCGGGCAATTGTGCGATCTCCCATGGCCTAAAGGCCATGCTAGGGGAGCAATGTCTCTTGTAGGCGGGTGTTTTAACCCCGTGCAATTGTGCGATCTCCCATGGCCTAAAGGCCGTGCTACGGGGAATGTCTCTTGTAGGCGGGTGTTTTAACCCCGCGCAATTGTGCGATACTCCATGGCCTAAAGGCCGTGCTAAGGGGAATGTCTCTTGTAGGCGGGTGTTTTAACCTCGTGCAATTGTGCGATCTCCCATGGCCTAAAGGCCGTGCTACGGGGAATGTCTCTTGTAGGCGGGTGTTTTAACCCCGCGCAATTGTGCGATACTCCATGGCCTAAAGGCCGTGCTAAGGGGAATGTCTCTTGTAGGCGGGTGTTTTAACCTCGTGCAATTGTGCGATATTCCATGGCCTAAAGGCCGTGCTACGGGAGTTACACGCCTTTACGGATGAGATAAATATAGGGGGCGGATTCGGTATGGGAACACACTAATGTATGCCCCATGAATCGACAAAAACTCGGCATGTCGCGAGTTGTCGAATGGTCATCAGCTATCACACTTAATGACTCACCTTCTTGCATATTGCGGACCTTCATACGAACCATCATTACCGGCTCTGGACATCTAAGCCCCAGCGCATCAAGATGATAATCAGCGGCAAACTGCTCCGGAATCGTAAAATCAGATCCCATAGTCCTGCCGATATTGTTCGATGTTAGCCAAATGTTCCGCCATTTCAGGCTTCAGTTTTAAGTACTCAACTAAATCACCGAGATTAATAATAGACACAACTTGCGTACCAAAATCACGCTCGACTTCTTGAATAGCTGACAGCTCACCTTTGCCTTTTTCTTGGCGATCCAAAGCGATTAACACACCAGCAAGCGTTGCGCCGTGGGCATCAATAAGTTGCATTGATTCACGGATAGCCGTACCTGCGGTGATCACATCATCCACCAGCATGATTTTGCCGTTAAGAGGACTGCCCACCAAAGTACCACCTTCACCATGAGCTTTGGCTTCTTTACGATTAAAGCAATAAGGTGTATCGATGTTATGTTTGTCAGCTAATGCAACCGCCGTAGTGGTCGCAATAGGAATGCCTTTATAAGCTGGACCAAACAACACATCGAATTCAATGCCAGAGTCAATTAATGCCTGTGCATAAAATTGCCCAAGTTTAGCCAAGTCATTGCCGGTATTGAATAAACCAGCATTGAAAAAATAAGGGCTCAATCGCCCTGATTTCAATGTAAATTCACCAAATTTCAATACATTGCGAGCTAAGGCAAATTCAATAAATGCTTTTTGATAATCTTGCATATCTTTTTATAAACCCGTTCTAGTTTAACGAACTTTTTTGAACATCGAACAACTCACGCAGACCATGTTTAGCTAATTCAAGCATCTCGCTCATTTCGTCAAAGCTAAACGGTTCGCCTTCGGCAGTACCTTGAACTTCAATTAATTTGCCAGTTTCAGTCATCACCACGTTCATGTCGGTTTCAGCGTCAGAGTCTTCCAAGTACTCTAAATCAGCGATAGCGTTACCTTTATAAACACCCACTGATAATGCGGCAATCATAAACTTAAGCGGATTCGCTTTTAAAATACCTTTGCTGCGCATATAAGTTAAAGCATCAACTAGAGCAACACATGCACCGGTAATAGACGCGGTACGAGTGCCACCATCAGCCTGAATAACGTCGCAATCTAGGGTAATCGTATTCTCACCCAATAATTTTAAATCAACCGCTGCGCGTAAAGAGCGAGCAATTAAACGTTGAATCTCTAAAGTACGTCCACCTTGCTTGCCACGAGCCGCTTCACGACCTGAGCGAGTATGGGTAGAGCGCGGAAGCATGCTGTACTCAGCAGTGATCCAACCTTTACCTTGGCCTTTCATAAAGCGCGGCACGCCTTCTTCAACGGTAGCGTTACAGATAACTTTGGTATTAC harbors:
- a CDS encoding methyltransferase — translated: MKLRSTAIALLTTLGLTASLPSMAAHHEVGDLIKTAMKSDIRTEAEIKRDRNRKPVETLEFFGLEADMRILELLPGGGWYTKILAPVVRDKGEYYAAIGTGNIKESLSNQPGFDKMNIVAEEAKLYRKDGARFYSLDLDSFGVKDLDMVLTFRNYHNFSEEGRKAMNVAAFEALKPGGIYAVVDHTARHMEPANSSNGRRVDPVLAIKEIIEAGFEFVDYSDLHYREDDELEYEVGAKSVTGNTDRWTIKFRKPE
- the tusA gene encoding sulfurtransferase TusA, with amino-acid sequence MGSDFTIPEQFAADYHLDALGLRCPEPVMMVRMKVRNMQEGESLSVIADDHSTTRDMPSFCRFMGHTLVCSHTESAPYIYLIRKGV
- the rph gene encoding ribonuclease PH is translated as MRPSGRTASQIRPVTITRQFTCHAEGSVLVEFGNTKVICNATVEEGVPRFMKGQGKGWITAEYSMLPRSTHTRSGREAARGKQGGRTLEIQRLIARSLRAAVDLKLLGENTITLDCDVIQADGGTRTASITGACVALVDALTYMRSKGILKANPLKFMIAALSVGVYKGNAIADLEYLEDSDAETDMNVVMTETGKLIEVQGTAEGEPFSFDEMSEMLELAKHGLRELFDVQKSSLN
- the pyrE gene encoding orotate phosphoribosyltransferase, translating into MQDYQKAFIEFALARNVLKFGEFTLKSGRLSPYFFNAGLFNTGNDLAKLGQFYAQALIDSGIEFDVLFGPAYKGIPIATTTAVALADKHNIDTPYCFNRKEAKAHGEGGTLVGSPLNGKIMLVDDVITAGTAIRESMQLIDAHGATLAGVLIALDRQEKGKGELSAIQEVERDFGTQVVSIINLGDLVEYLKLKPEMAEHLANIEQYRQDYGI